Proteins found in one Amycolatopsis aidingensis genomic segment:
- a CDS encoding DHA2 family efflux MFS transporter permease subunit, translating to MTSLITSAPAADREQARRRWLTLAALGLAQLLVVIDMTVVTIALPSAQRDLGMSDTARQWTITAYTLAFGGLLLLGGRLADRLGRRTTLLAGMAGFALASALGGAAGSTELLIAARAGQGVFAALLAPSTMSLLTLTFTEPRERARAFGIFGAIMMSGAALGLVAGGALTEYLNWRWCLYINLPIAVIAFATAWVLVPRVRGHRETRLDWISAVLGGGGIVALVYGLAEAGENGWGSAPVLGMLAAAVVLLVAFTFRQRRAAHPLLPLGVVTHRSRAAAFLTVGLAAFGMFGMFLFLTFQLQAIMGYGPLVAGLAFLPLVGANILVATRLSGRLLPRTGPRPLLAGGLLLLALGLAVLTQLTPDSSYLGLVLPAEVLLGCGAGLAMPTVLNTATSGVATHETGAASAFITTSQQVGASLGTATLNAIAAAATDAVTGSGSPAAATVHGYAVASGWGAGVVAAAALGVALLARGGRQG from the coding sequence TTGACCTCGCTGATCACCAGTGCGCCCGCCGCCGATCGGGAGCAGGCCCGGCGCCGATGGCTGACCCTGGCCGCGCTCGGCCTCGCGCAGCTGCTGGTCGTCATCGACATGACCGTGGTGACCATCGCCCTGCCCTCCGCCCAGCGTGACCTCGGCATGTCCGACACCGCGCGGCAGTGGACCATCACCGCCTACACCCTGGCCTTCGGTGGCCTGCTGCTGCTCGGCGGGCGGCTGGCCGACCGGCTCGGCAGACGCACCACCCTGCTGGCCGGGATGGCGGGGTTCGCACTGGCCTCCGCCCTCGGCGGCGCCGCGGGCAGCACCGAACTGCTGATCGCCGCACGGGCGGGGCAGGGCGTTTTCGCCGCGCTGCTGGCCCCTTCCACCATGTCCCTGCTGACCCTGACCTTCACCGAGCCGCGGGAGCGGGCGCGGGCGTTCGGGATCTTCGGCGCGATCATGATGTCCGGGGCCGCGCTCGGGCTGGTCGCGGGCGGGGCCCTGACGGAGTACCTGAACTGGCGCTGGTGCCTCTACATCAACCTGCCGATCGCCGTTATCGCCTTCGCCACGGCCTGGGTGCTGGTGCCCAGGGTGCGCGGGCACCGGGAGACTCGGCTGGACTGGATCTCCGCCGTGCTCGGCGGTGGCGGGATCGTCGCGCTGGTCTACGGGCTGGCCGAGGCCGGCGAGAACGGCTGGGGGTCGGCGCCGGTGCTCGGGATGCTCGCGGCGGCCGTGGTGCTGCTGGTGGCCTTCACCTTCCGGCAGCGGCGGGCGGCGCACCCCCTGCTGCCGCTCGGGGTGGTCACCCACCGGTCCCGGGCCGCCGCCTTCCTGACCGTCGGGCTCGCCGCCTTCGGGATGTTCGGGATGTTCCTGTTCCTCACCTTCCAGCTACAGGCGATCATGGGTTACGGCCCACTGGTCGCAGGGCTGGCCTTCCTGCCGCTGGTGGGGGCGAACATCCTGGTCGCGACCCGGCTGTCCGGCAGGCTGCTGCCCCGTACCGGACCACGGCCCCTGCTGGCGGGCGGGTTGCTGCTGCTCGCCCTCGGGCTGGCCGTGCTGACCCAGTTGACCCCGGACAGCTCCTATCTCGGCCTGGTGCTGCCTGCCGAGGTGCTGCTCGGCTGCGGGGCGGGCCTTGCCATGCCGACCGTGCTGAACACCGCGACCAGCGGAGTCGCCACCCATGAGACCGGCGCGGCCTCGGCGTTCATCACCACTTCGCAGCAGGTGGGTGCCTCACTCGGCACCGCGACCCTGAACGCGATCGCGGCGGCGGCCACCGACGCGGTCACCGGGTCGGGCAGCCCGGCAGCCGCGACCGTGCACGGTTACGCCGTGGCCAGTGGCTGGGGCGCGGGGGTGGTCGCGGCGGCCGCACTGGGCGTCGCGCTGCTCGCGCGCGGCGGGCGGCAGGGCTGA
- a CDS encoding TetR/AcrR family transcriptional regulator, with protein sequence MAGRRTDTRENIQRIALELFTEQGYERTSLREIADRLGVTKAALYYHYRTKDDIIRGLIDDLGEQLDEVIAWGRTQRDPDQLRIGVLQRFAALVESRVGALMRCMQQNQAAMRELDVKHVLTGRLSELSELLCAQETDPATQLRIRLSLIAVLFGHNMMFGGGISVPYDSEVVLGVAVDLAATREPAPPTAT encoded by the coding sequence ATGGCTGGACGGCGCACCGACACCAGGGAGAACATCCAGCGGATCGCGCTCGAGTTGTTCACCGAGCAGGGCTACGAACGCACCTCGTTGCGGGAGATCGCCGATCGGCTTGGTGTCACCAAGGCCGCGCTCTACTACCACTACCGCACCAAGGACGACATCATCCGCGGCCTGATCGACGACCTCGGTGAGCAGCTGGACGAGGTGATCGCCTGGGGGCGGACCCAGCGGGACCCGGACCAGCTGCGGATCGGCGTGTTGCAGCGGTTCGCCGCGCTGGTGGAGAGCAGGGTCGGCGCGCTGATGCGCTGCATGCAGCAGAACCAGGCCGCGATGCGGGAGCTGGACGTCAAACATGTGCTGACCGGTCGGCTGTCCGAACTGTCCGAACTGCTCTGCGCGCAGGAGACCGACCCGGCCACGCAGCTGCGCATCCGGCTCTCGCTGATCGCCGTACTGTTCGGGCACAACATGATGTTCGGTGGCGGGATCAGCGTGCCCTACGACTCCGAGGTCGTCCTCGGCGTCGCGGTGGACCTGGCCGCCACACGTGAGCCGGCGCCGCCGACAGCCACGTAG
- a CDS encoding DUF3558 family protein, which yields MSRAGKLITVIAIAGTVGLAGCGGGEGGSSDQDPASGQSTSGGAPPAGQASWQQQDPCGLLTAEDTAEYLGAGAGEGRRTDDMGRPRCEWSGEGAGRIKLTIWQPPAPDIVTGGGKDTVPVGDTTGYITSETELSCHMDVQAEPAFLQFDVRTSDTEAGQRDFCAKVAQTAQQVLTTLGW from the coding sequence ATGAGCCGAGCGGGAAAGCTCATTACCGTCATCGCGATCGCGGGCACCGTGGGGCTCGCAGGCTGCGGTGGTGGCGAGGGCGGATCGTCCGATCAGGACCCTGCGTCCGGACAGTCCACATCGGGTGGAGCTCCGCCCGCAGGGCAGGCTTCCTGGCAGCAGCAGGACCCGTGCGGCCTGCTGACGGCGGAGGACACGGCCGAGTATCTCGGTGCCGGTGCCGGCGAGGGCAGGCGGACCGACGATATGGGCAGGCCGCGCTGCGAGTGGAGCGGCGAGGGCGCGGGCCGGATCAAGCTCACCATCTGGCAGCCACCGGCCCCGGACATCGTCACCGGCGGGGGCAAGGACACGGTCCCGGTCGGGGACACCACCGGCTACATCACCTCCGAGACCGAGCTCAGCTGCCATATGGACGTGCAGGCCGAACCCGCGTTCCTCCAGTTCGATGTGCGCACCTCCGACACCGAGGCCGGTCAGCGGGACTTCTGCGCGAAGGTGGCGCAGACCGCGCAGCAGGTGCTGACCACGCTCGGCTGGTGA
- a CDS encoding ABC-F family ATP-binding cassette domain-containing protein produces MANLINLESVSKSYGVRPLLDKVSLGVGAGQRIGVVGLNGGGKTTLLEVLAGITEPDAGRVSRVGGLRLGVVTQRTDLPEGSTVGEVVLADYTAEYEWAADPRVRSIVDGLGISALGLDNATSTLSGGERRRVALAAALVAELDLVVLDEPTNHLDVEGVRWLAEHLKARKTALVVVTHDRWFLDTVCGRTWEVVGGRVEQYEGGYADWVYARAERARLAANAEEKRKNLARKELAWLQRGAKARTSKPRYRVEAAEALIADVPPPRDTVELLTFAKRRLGKTVLELEDVTLTAGDRPLLADATWRVGPGDRIGLVGVNGSGKTTLLRLLAGETEPAVGRRIQGKTVRLAHLRQELDDLPGDLRVLQAVEEIAARVTIGKQELSASQLAEKLGFPPARQWTPVRDLSGGERRRLQLVRLLMAEPNVLLLDEPTNDLDIDTLQQLEDLLDSWPGTLVVVSHDRYLVERVCDAVVALFGDGKVTHLPGGIEEYLSRRSAAAEARPQGKQQGKQQEQAKPGAAKSSAAEWRAAAKELSKLERRLDTLHKKETELHDALAAAATDPDRLQELNNELKAVLAEKDEVEERWLETSEVVE; encoded by the coding sequence ATGGCCAACCTGATCAACCTGGAGTCGGTGAGCAAGTCCTACGGGGTGCGCCCGTTGCTGGACAAGGTGTCGCTCGGGGTCGGTGCGGGCCAGCGGATCGGCGTGGTCGGCCTCAACGGTGGCGGGAAGACCACGCTGCTCGAGGTGCTCGCCGGGATCACTGAGCCGGACGCGGGCAGGGTGAGCCGGGTCGGTGGGCTGCGGCTGGGTGTGGTCACCCAGCGCACGGACCTGCCCGAGGGCAGCACCGTGGGTGAGGTCGTACTGGCTGACTACACCGCCGAGTACGAGTGGGCGGCCGACCCGCGCGTTCGGTCTATTGTGGACGGACTGGGGATTTCGGCGCTGGGGCTGGACAACGCGACCTCGACACTGTCCGGAGGGGAGCGCAGGAGGGTCGCGCTGGCCGCCGCGCTGGTGGCCGAGCTCGACCTCGTGGTGCTGGACGAGCCGACCAACCACCTCGACGTCGAGGGCGTGCGCTGGCTGGCCGAGCATCTCAAGGCCCGCAAGACCGCGCTGGTGGTGGTCACCCACGACCGCTGGTTCCTGGACACGGTCTGCGGCCGTACCTGGGAGGTGGTGGGCGGCCGGGTCGAGCAGTACGAGGGCGGTTACGCGGACTGGGTCTACGCTCGCGCCGAGCGCGCCCGGCTGGCCGCGAACGCGGAGGAGAAGCGCAAGAACCTGGCACGCAAGGAACTCGCCTGGTTGCAGCGTGGCGCCAAGGCCCGCACCTCGAAGCCGCGCTACCGGGTGGAGGCGGCCGAGGCGCTGATCGCCGATGTGCCGCCGCCAAGGGATACGGTGGAGCTGCTCACCTTTGCCAAGCGCAGGCTGGGCAAGACCGTGCTGGAACTGGAGGACGTCACCCTCACCGCGGGGGATCGCCCGCTGCTGGCGGACGCCACCTGGCGGGTCGGCCCCGGCGACCGGATCGGCCTGGTCGGGGTGAACGGCTCGGGTAAGACCACCCTGCTGCGCCTGCTGGCCGGGGAGACCGAGCCCGCCGTGGGCAGGCGTATCCAGGGCAAGACGGTGCGGCTGGCGCACCTGCGCCAGGAACTGGACGATCTTCCTGGGGACCTGCGGGTGTTGCAGGCCGTGGAGGAGATCGCCGCCAGGGTCACCATCGGCAAGCAGGAGCTTTCCGCATCCCAGCTGGCCGAGAAGCTCGGCTTCCCGCCAGCCCGGCAGTGGACACCGGTGCGGGACCTCTCCGGTGGCGAGCGCAGGCGGCTCCAGCTGGTCCGGCTGCTGATGGCCGAGCCGAACGTGCTGCTGCTGGACGAGCCCACCAACGACCTGGACATCGACACCCTGCAGCAGCTGGAGGACCTGCTCGACTCCTGGCCGGGCACGCTGGTGGTGGTCTCGCACGACCGCTACCTGGTGGAGCGGGTATGCGACGCCGTGGTGGCGCTGTTCGGCGACGGGAAGGTGACCCACCTGCCCGGCGGGATCGAGGAGTACCTCTCCCGCCGGTCCGCGGCGGCCGAAGCGCGGCCGCAGGGCAAGCAACAGGGCAAGCAGCAGGAGCAGGCGAAGCCGGGCGCGGCGAAGTCGAGTGCCGCCGAGTGGCGGGCCGCGGCCAAGGAGCTGTCCAAGCTGGAACGGCGGCTGGACACCTTGCACAAGAAGGAAACCGAGCTGCACGACGCCCTCGCCGCGGCGGCCACCGACCCGGACCGGTTGCAGGAGCTGAACAACGAGCT
- a CDS encoding 4-(cytidine 5'-diphospho)-2-C-methyl-D-erythritol kinase: MLAVVPPPVTVRVPAKVNLHLSVGDARADGYHELTTIFQALSLCDEVTVAAAEEPGIEVYGEGQGSVPTGGNNLAWRAVQALAAEAGRPEDELKVRVVLRKGIPVAGGMAGGSADAAATLVGLASLWRLELTRDELAEIGAKLGSDVPFALYGGTALGTGRGEQLVPVLARHTFHWVLAFDQRGLSTPRVFGELDRLRSAGDPPRVGSHDPVVEALASGDPRQLALLLGNDLQAAAVSLRPGLRRTLRAGVSAGALAGTVSGSGPTCAFLCVDAESALAVAAELSGAGVCRTVRVAHGPVPGARVMGGDESPRPVPPQAHA, from the coding sequence GTGCTCGCCGTCGTCCCGCCACCAGTCACCGTCCGGGTGCCCGCGAAGGTCAACCTGCACCTGTCGGTCGGCGACGCACGCGCGGACGGCTACCACGAGCTGACCACCATCTTCCAGGCATTGTCGCTGTGCGACGAGGTCACCGTGGCCGCAGCCGAGGAACCCGGGATCGAGGTGTACGGCGAGGGGCAGGGCTCCGTGCCGACCGGTGGCAACAATCTCGCCTGGCGGGCCGTGCAGGCACTGGCCGCGGAGGCGGGCAGGCCGGAGGACGAGCTCAAGGTCCGGGTCGTACTGCGCAAGGGAATCCCGGTGGCGGGCGGGATGGCGGGCGGCAGCGCTGATGCCGCGGCCACCCTGGTGGGACTGGCCTCGCTGTGGCGGCTCGAGCTCACCAGGGACGAGCTGGCCGAGATCGGCGCCAAGCTGGGCAGCGATGTGCCCTTCGCGCTCTACGGCGGTACCGCGCTGGGCACCGGGCGGGGTGAGCAGCTGGTCCCGGTGCTGGCCCGGCACACCTTCCACTGGGTACTGGCCTTCGACCAGCGCGGACTTTCCACCCCGCGGGTGTTCGGCGAGCTGGACCGGCTGCGATCGGCGGGCGACCCACCCCGGGTCGGCTCGCATGATCCGGTGGTGGAGGCGCTGGCCTCCGGCGACCCGCGCCAGCTCGCCCTGCTACTCGGAAACGACCTGCAGGCGGCCGCGGTGTCCCTGCGGCCGGGGCTGCGCCGCACGCTGCGGGCCGGGGTCAGCGCGGGGGCGCTGGCCGGGACCGTGTCCGGTTCCGGGCCGACCTGCGCGTTCCTGTGCGTGGACGCCGAATCGGCGCTGGCGGTGGCCGCCGAGCTCTCCGGGGCCGGGGTGTGCCGCACGGTGCGGGTGGCACACGGCCCGGTGCCGGGCGCCAGGGTGATGGGCGGCGACGAGTCGCCACGCCCCGTGCCGCCCCAGGCCCATGCCTGA